A part of Bufo bufo chromosome 7, aBufBuf1.1, whole genome shotgun sequence genomic DNA contains:
- the LOC121008345 gene encoding gamma-crystallin-3-like isoform X1, which yields MGKIIFYEDKNFHGRSYECNSECPDLSSYFRRCNSIRVESGNWILYEHPNYRGHQYFLHKGEYPDFQQWMGYNDSIRSCRLSPQVKLHSGSFRIRIYEREDFKGQMMEFTEDCPDVYERFRYNEINSAHVEDGYWMFYEEPNYRGRQYYLRPGEYRRYTEWEATTPRIGSFRRVHHFH from the exons ATGGGAAAG ATTATCTTCTATGAAGACAAAAATTTTCATGGCCGCTCTTATGAGTGCAACTCTGAGTGTCCAGATTTGTCCTCCTACTTCAGACGCTGCAACTCCATTCGTGTAGAAAGTGGAAACTGGATCTTGTATGAACATCCCAACTACAGAGGACACCAGTATTTTCTTCATAAAGGAGAGTATCCTGACTTCCAACAGTGGATGGGTTATAATGACTCAATTCGTTCTTGCCGCTTGAGCCCACAGGTAAAACTCCACAGT GGTTCATTCAGAATCAGGATCTATGAAAGAGAAGATTTTAAAGGTCAAATGATGGAGTTCACTGAGGACTGTCCAGATGTCTATGAGAGATTCCGCTACAATGAAATTAATTCTGCTCATGTGGAAGATGGATACTGGATGTTCTATGAAGAACCCAACTACAGGGGACGTCAGTATTACTTGAGACCTGGAGAGTACCGGAGATACACTGAATGGGAAGCAACTACTCCAAGAATTGGATCTTTTAGACGGGTTCACCACTTTCATTGA
- the LOC121008345 gene encoding gamma-crystallin-3-like isoform X2, whose amino-acid sequence MGKIIFYEDKNFHGRSYECNSECPDLSSYFRRCNSIRVESGNWILYEHPNYRGHQYFLHKGEYPDFQQWMGYNDSIRSCRLSPQHQGSFRIRIYEREDFKGQMMEFTEDCPDVYERFRYNEINSAHVEDGYWMFYEEPNYRGRQYYLRPGEYRRYTEWEATTPRIGSFRRVHHFH is encoded by the exons ATGGGAAAG ATTATCTTCTATGAAGACAAAAATTTTCATGGCCGCTCTTATGAGTGCAACTCTGAGTGTCCAGATTTGTCCTCCTACTTCAGACGCTGCAACTCCATTCGTGTAGAAAGTGGAAACTGGATCTTGTATGAACATCCCAACTACAGAGGACACCAGTATTTTCTTCATAAAGGAGAGTATCCTGACTTCCAACAGTGGATGGGTTATAATGACTCAATTCGTTCTTGCCGCTTGAGCCCACAG caTCAGGGTTCATTCAGAATCAGGATCTATGAAAGAGAAGATTTTAAAGGTCAAATGATGGAGTTCACTGAGGACTGTCCAGATGTCTATGAGAGATTCCGCTACAATGAAATTAATTCTGCTCATGTGGAAGATGGATACTGGATGTTCTATGAAGAACCCAACTACAGGGGACGTCAGTATTACTTGAGACCTGGAGAGTACCGGAGATACACTGAATGGGAAGCAACTACTCCAAGAATTGGATCTTTTAGACGGGTTCACCACTTTCATTGA